One Leisingera sp. M658 genomic window carries:
- a CDS encoding tripartite tricarboxylate transporter permease yields the protein MDFIFYFGDVFSPLSFLLLLGGTIGGLILGATPGLSPTMAVALLIPFTFHLEAVQGLILLGAAYTSTVAGGAVSAILLKIPGAPANIATTLDGHQMAKQGQGAKALQLSFLASAVGGIFGVLLLIFLTPLLAEWALAFGPSHLFWLAILGVTVIGSLDSASVVKGLLSGCIGLWLATIGFDDIMGAQRFIFHPSLGGGINIIAALIGLFAIPQVLTMFAKGRRTSGAEVIEVQKHSVLDATKELLRRPLALGIGTITGSIIGLIPGVGGQIAGLVAYDQTKKFSSEREKFGKGHSEGVIAAEAANNAMVGPSLVPLLTLSIPGSPTAAVLLGGLLIHGIFPGSDLFDNHPDVAWTFINSMLVGQVLMCLFGLYVAGLAARVAQVPQSVMAAIVLALSVFGAYSVQSSMGDVYVMACLGIGMYFLERFGFSAAPLVLGLILGPIAESNFIQGGMIADATVGRAGYFLSGGLNIFLIAVVVASVAYSAWMELRSRRYTTKEEAQA from the coding sequence ATGGACTTCATATTTTACTTCGGAGACGTCTTCTCGCCGCTGTCCTTTCTGTTGCTTCTGGGCGGCACGATCGGCGGGCTTATCCTGGGCGCAACCCCGGGGCTTTCCCCCACAATGGCAGTGGCGCTGCTGATCCCCTTCACCTTTCATCTGGAGGCCGTGCAGGGTCTGATCCTTCTGGGGGCAGCCTATACCTCCACTGTTGCAGGCGGCGCGGTCAGTGCGATCCTGCTGAAGATCCCCGGCGCGCCGGCCAATATCGCCACCACCCTGGACGGCCACCAGATGGCCAAGCAGGGCCAGGGCGCCAAGGCGCTGCAGCTGTCCTTCCTGGCCTCCGCCGTCGGCGGTATTTTCGGCGTGCTGCTGCTGATCTTCCTGACCCCGCTGCTGGCCGAATGGGCGCTGGCCTTTGGCCCCTCGCATCTGTTCTGGCTGGCGATCCTGGGCGTCACGGTCATCGGCTCGCTCGATTCCGCCTCGGTGGTTAAGGGGTTGCTGTCAGGCTGCATCGGGTTGTGGCTGGCAACCATCGGCTTTGACGACATCATGGGCGCCCAGCGCTTCATTTTCCACCCGTCGCTTGGCGGCGGCATCAACATCATCGCGGCCCTCATCGGCCTGTTTGCCATCCCGCAGGTGCTGACCATGTTCGCCAAGGGCCGCCGCACATCAGGTGCCGAGGTAATCGAAGTGCAAAAACACTCGGTTCTGGACGCCACCAAGGAACTGCTCCGCCGTCCCCTGGCCCTGGGCATCGGCACCATCACTGGTTCGATCATTGGCCTGATCCCCGGTGTGGGCGGCCAGATCGCCGGACTGGTAGCCTACGACCAGACTAAGAAGTTCTCCTCCGAGAGGGAGAAATTCGGCAAGGGCCACAGCGAGGGCGTGATCGCCGCGGAAGCTGCCAACAACGCCATGGTCGGCCCGTCGCTGGTGCCGCTTCTGACGCTGTCGATCCCCGGCAGCCCCACCGCTGCGGTGCTGCTTGGCGGGCTGCTGATCCATGGCATCTTCCCGGGTTCCGACCTGTTCGACAACCACCCGGATGTGGCCTGGACCTTCATCAATTCGATGCTGGTGGGCCAGGTTCTGATGTGCCTCTTCGGCCTTTATGTGGCGGGTCTCGCCGCCCGCGTTGCCCAGGTGCCGCAATCGGTGATGGCTGCCATCGTGCTGGCGCTCTCAGTCTTCGGCGCCTACTCGGTGCAAAGCTCGATGGGCGACGTCTATGTGATGGCCTGCCTCGGCATCGGCATGTATTTTCTGGAACGCTTCGGCTTTTCCGCCGCACCGCTGGTGCTGGGGCTGATCCTGGGTCCGATCGCGGAGTCGAACTTCATCCAGGGCGGCATGATCGCCGACGCCACAGTGGGCCGGGCCGGCTACTTCCTGTCCGGCGGGCTGAACATCTTCCTGATCGCCGTGGTTGTTGCCTCCGTCGCCTATTCAGCCTGGATGGAGCTGCGTAGCCGCCGCTACACCACCAAAGAGGAGGCGCAGGCATGA
- a CDS encoding LysR family transcriptional regulator, whose protein sequence is MALKIEMLRAFCTVAQTGNLSEAANRLGRTQSAVSMTLKQMEDHLGKKLFEGERKNQLSSLGEQVFELAQKQVRQFDQTVRSIEMAAEAIHGLIRIVSVPSVAALVFPPVLEHMTARYPGLKVELRDTDTQQVLDALAEGKADIGIASGYHPLNGVRAVPLFEDRFGLVCSAGHPLFRQDSPPSIADVTGAGFVRNALCDLIRNERFVEASSGADVTIHNTHSLITMVRTGKWVTVLPQTVARFMPETTVFRPIADLPDRREVYLYQRDRSRFAALTAECSAFIQSCDLSSDLPG, encoded by the coding sequence ATGGCTTTGAAAATCGAAATGCTGCGTGCCTTTTGCACGGTGGCGCAGACCGGCAACCTGTCAGAGGCGGCCAACCGTCTGGGCCGGACCCAGTCAGCTGTCTCCATGACCCTCAAGCAAATGGAGGACCATCTGGGCAAAAAGCTGTTCGAAGGCGAGCGCAAGAACCAACTGTCATCATTGGGAGAGCAGGTGTTTGAACTGGCCCAGAAACAAGTGCGCCAGTTCGACCAGACCGTGCGAAGCATCGAAATGGCAGCAGAGGCCATTCACGGGCTGATCCGTATCGTCTCGGTGCCTTCAGTTGCGGCGCTTGTGTTCCCGCCGGTGTTGGAGCATATGACCGCCCGCTACCCCGGGCTTAAGGTTGAACTGCGCGATACCGACACCCAGCAGGTGCTGGATGCGCTGGCCGAGGGCAAGGCGGATATCGGCATCGCCTCGGGCTATCACCCCCTGAACGGGGTCAGGGCGGTGCCGCTGTTCGAGGACCGTTTCGGACTGGTCTGCTCTGCCGGGCACCCGCTGTTTCGGCAAGACAGCCCGCCCTCCATTGCGGATGTCACCGGCGCGGGATTTGTCCGCAATGCGCTGTGCGACCTGATCCGCAATGAGCGCTTTGTCGAGGCCAGCAGCGGCGCGGATGTGACGATCCACAACACCCATTCACTGATCACCATGGTGCGCACAGGAAAATGGGTCACGGTTCTGCCGCAAACCGTGGCCCGTTTCATGCCGGAAACCACGGTGTTCCGCCCGATTGCCGACCTGCCGGACAGGCGCGAAGTTTATCTGTATCAGCGCGACCGCTCCCGCTTTGCCGCGCTTACCGCGGAATGCAGTGCATTCATCCAATCCTGCGACCTGTCCAGCGACCTGCCCGGTTAG
- a CDS encoding LacI family DNA-binding transcriptional regulator codes for MALKQKGNVDIVAVAKAAKVSPSTVSRTFNHPDLVSPATRKKINRAVQKLGYIRNRAAQTMHGKRSSTIGLVVPTINHAIFAEVIQAFSDAIGKEGFSLLLASHGYDLEREYAMVRKFLEHRVDGVALIGLEHSQATARLIAQQETPAMAIWNYAEDAELPCVGADNRQAGRMAAAHLLELGHRDIGLIFPDTQGNDRARHRLSAVLETLEAAGITVPQDRKSEAPYSVAQAKQAALDLLAGPSRPTALLCGNDVIAQGALYGAQKRGLKVPEELSVMGIGDFKGSADIEPGLSTVRIPAETIGTLAGAQFTRFITSDAPEPFRLCCELERVIRGTTGPA; via the coding sequence TTGGCTTTAAAACAAAAGGGTAACGTCGATATCGTCGCGGTGGCCAAGGCTGCCAAAGTGTCTCCCTCCACGGTGTCGCGCACCTTTAATCACCCCGATCTGGTCAGCCCGGCGACTCGCAAGAAGATCAACCGCGCTGTGCAAAAGCTTGGTTACATCCGCAACCGCGCGGCGCAGACGATGCACGGTAAGCGTTCATCCACTATCGGCCTGGTTGTGCCAACAATCAACCATGCGATTTTTGCCGAGGTGATCCAGGCGTTTTCGGATGCCATCGGCAAAGAGGGGTTCAGCCTGCTGCTGGCCTCGCACGGGTATGATCTGGAGCGCGAGTACGCGATGGTGCGCAAGTTTCTGGAGCACCGGGTCGACGGGGTGGCGCTGATCGGGCTGGAGCATTCGCAGGCCACCGCCCGGTTGATCGCGCAGCAGGAAACTCCGGCGATGGCGATCTGGAATTATGCCGAAGATGCGGAACTGCCATGTGTCGGGGCCGACAACCGGCAGGCAGGCCGGATGGCAGCGGCGCATCTGCTGGAACTAGGGCATCGGGACATCGGTCTGATCTTTCCTGACACCCAGGGCAATGACCGGGCGCGGCACCGCCTGTCGGCGGTGCTGGAAACCCTTGAAGCTGCGGGCATCACCGTGCCGCAGGACAGAAAATCCGAGGCGCCTTACAGTGTCGCGCAGGCCAAGCAGGCGGCCTTGGATCTGCTTGCCGGCCCGTCCCGTCCGACGGCGTTGTTGTGCGGCAATGACGTGATTGCCCAGGGCGCGCTGTACGGGGCGCAAAAACGCGGGCTGAAGGTGCCTGAGGAGCTGTCGGTGATGGGGATCGGCGATTTCAAAGGCTCGGCTGATATTGAACCCGGCCTGTCAACGGTCCGGATCCCGGCTGAAACCATCGGAACGCTCGCAGGTGCGCAGTTCACCCGTTTTATCACATCCGATGCGCCGGAACCTTTCAGGCTGTGCTGTGAGCTGGAGCGGGTTATCCGGGGAACCACCGGGCCGGCCTAA